From Apus apus isolate bApuApu2 chromosome 13, bApuApu2.pri.cur, whole genome shotgun sequence, a single genomic window includes:
- the SMAD5 gene encoding mothers against decapentaplegic homolog 5, which yields MTSMASLFSFTSPAVKRLLGWKQGDEEEKWAEKAVDALVKKLKKKKGAMEELEKALSSPGQPSKCVTIPRSLDGRLQVSHRKGLPHVIYCRVWRWPDLQSHHELKPLDICEFPFGSKQKEVCINPYHYKRVESPVLPPVLVPRHSEFNPQHSLLVQFRNLSHNEPHMPHNATFPDSFQQPNSTPFSISPNSPYPPSPASSTYPSSPASSGPSSPFQLPADTPPPAYMPPDDQMGQDNSQSMDTSNTMIPQIMPNISTRDVQPVAYEEPKHWCSIVYYELNNRVGEAFHASSTSVLVDGFTDPSNNKNRFCLGLLSNVNRNSTIENTRRHIGKGVHLYYVGGEVYAECLSDSSIFVQSRNCNYHHGFHPTTVCKIPSGCSLKIFNNQEFAQLLAQSVNHGFEAVYELTKMCTIRMSFVKGWGAEYHRQDVTSTPCWIEIHLHGPLQWLDKVLTQMGSPLNPISSVS from the exons ATGACGTCAATGGCCAGTTTGTTCTCCTTTACTAGCCCAGCTGTAAAGCGTCTGTTGGGCTGGAAACAaggagatgaagaagaaaaatgggcAGAAAAAGCTGTTGATGCTTTggttaaaaagctgaaaaagaaaaaaggtgctATGGAAGAACTGGAGAAAGCCTTGAGCAGTCCAGGACAGCCCAGCAAGTGCGTTACTATCCCACGCTCTTTAGATGGACGACTGCAAGTTTCTCACAGAAAAGGTCTTCCCCATGTAATTTACTGTCGTGTTTGGCGTTGGCCTGATCTACAAAGCCATCATGAGCTGAAGCCATTGGATATTTGTGAATTTCCTTTTGGATCTAAACAGAAGGAAGTCTGCATCAATCCATACCACTATAAGAGGGTGGAGAGCCCAG ttctaCCTCCAGTGTTAGTGCCTAGACATAGTGAATTCAATCCCCAGCACAGTCTACTAGTTCAGTTCAGGAACTTAAGCCACAATGAACCACATATGCCACACAACGCGACCTTTCCAGATTCTTTCCAGCAGCCCAACAGCACTCCATTCTCCATTTCACCAAACAGTCCCTATCCGCCttctccagccagcagcacttACCCAAgctccccagccagctctgggcCATCTAGTCCATTTCAGCTACCAG CTGATACTCCACCTCCTGCATATATGCCCCCTGATGATCAAATGGGGCAGGATAATTCTCAGTCTATGGACACAAGCAATACAATGATCCCTCAAATCATGCCAAATATATCTACCAGAG ATGTCCAACCTGTTGCCTATGAAGAACCCAAACACTGGTGTTCGATTGTGTATTATGAATTAAATAATCGTGTTGGGGAAGCTTTTCATGCATCTTCTACAAGTGTCTTAGTAGATGGGTTTACAGATCCCTCCAATAACAAGAACAGGTTCTGCCTGGGATTGCTCTCCAATGTTAATCGCAACTCAACGATTGAGAACACTAGACGACATATTGGAAAAG gagtTCATCTCTACTACGTTGGTGGGGAAGTCTATGCTGAGTGTTTAAGTGATAGCAGCATATTTGTACAGAGCAGGAACTGCAACTACCACCATGGCTTTCATCCCACAACTGTATGCAAGATTCCCAGTGGATGCAGTCTGAAAATTTTCAACAATCAGGAGTTTGCTCAGCTTTTAGCTCAGTCTGTCAACCATGGATTCGAAGCAGTATATGAGCTCACCAAAATGTGCACCATTCGCATGAGTTTTGTCAAG GGCTGGGGAGCTGAATATCACCGACAAGATGTCACGAGCACCCCGTGCTGGATAGAAATTCATCTTCATGGGCCCCTCCAGTGGCTGGATAAAGTACTTACACAAATGGGTTCTCCTCTTAATCCCATCTCATCTGTTTCATAG
- the SMIM32 gene encoding LOW QUALITY PROTEIN: small integral membrane protein 32 (The sequence of the model RefSeq protein was modified relative to this genomic sequence to represent the inferred CDS: substituted 1 base at 1 genomic stop codon), with protein MIQCIFPKEVCXGKKGQDTRLTVFALPLYFYRGGNLSKNMYSALLNSTSATEAHLIIQTNTPYLSGTPRPVSSSAFYMSTARVLKEGEINKPDLVTYIILFFFLLLTVTLIVLFINCQLKNSFFATLPYDRSLREARSPWRTQAV; from the exons ATGATCCAGTGCATTTTCCCAAAAGAGGTGTGCTGAGGGAAGAAGGGCCAGGACACGAG ACTGACTGTGTTTGCTCTCCCGCTTTACTTCTACCGTGGAGGAAATTTAAGCAAGAACATGTATAGTGCATTGCTAAATTCAACCAGTGCCACTGAAGCTCACCTAATCATTCAGACCAACACGCCCTACCTGAGCGGCACACCGAGACCCGTGAGCTCCTCTGCTTTTTATATGTCAACAGCCAGGGTGCTaaaagaaggggaaataaataagCCAGACCTGGTGACTTACatcattctgtttttctttctgctcttgaCTGTGACACTCATTGTGCTCTTCATAAACTGTCAgctgaaaaattccttttttgcTACTCTTCCTTACGACAGATCGCTCAGGGAAGCGAGGAGCCCGTGGAGGACACAAGCTGTCTGA